The Methanoculleus marisnigri JR1 genome window below encodes:
- a CDS encoding serpin family protein, with protein MKRLLISGIGILVLALIVAGLAVCGTVPLSTTSVSGESVADDSVAAGNNRFAFDLYRRLAAEPAHARDNLFFSPYSITSALAITCEGARGTTADEIESVLHLPTNETLRREGFADLNAALNSGSGNYTLRTANALWAEETYPFLPEYIDTATRWYGANVTNLDFINDPGGSRETINRWVEGETEEKIRDLLPPGSIDDLTRLVITNAIYFKGTWVEQFDVNETTDEEFRVGPNATVTVPMMHGNAVYPYAETEALQVLEMPYAHGNETELAMLVLLPKEDNLTAAEEALDAERLAGLRESLVSQNVRVFFPKFTLETGYPLPGVLAAMGMPTAFTDDADLSGMDGTRDLFVTGVFHKAFIDVNEEGTEAAAATGVMVGGGVAPVFRADHPFIFLITEKDSGAILFMGRVVNPEGT; from the coding sequence ATGAAAAGACTATTGATCTCCGGAATAGGCATCCTGGTTCTGGCGCTCATTGTTGCAGGACTGGCTGTCTGCGGGACCGTACCTCTGAGCACGACTTCAGTCTCCGGTGAATCCGTAGCCGACGATAGTGTGGCGGCCGGGAACAACCGGTTTGCGTTCGACCTCTACCGGCGCCTCGCGGCCGAACCGGCGCATGCGAGAGACAACCTCTTCTTCTCGCCCTACAGCATCACCTCGGCCCTCGCGATCACCTGCGAGGGCGCCAGAGGCACGACCGCCGACGAGATCGAATCGGTGCTGCACCTCCCAACAAACGAGACCCTCCGGCGGGAGGGGTTTGCCGACCTCAATGCCGCCCTGAATAGCGGAAGCGGCAACTACACCCTCCGCACCGCAAACGCCCTCTGGGCGGAGGAAACCTACCCGTTCCTCCCGGAGTACATCGACACGGCCACCCGCTGGTACGGGGCGAACGTCACGAACCTTGACTTCATCAATGACCCCGGGGGGTCGCGGGAGACGATCAACCGGTGGGTGGAGGGAGAGACCGAAGAGAAGATCCGCGACCTCCTGCCGCCCGGCTCGATCGACGACCTCACCCGGCTCGTGATCACGAACGCGATCTACTTCAAAGGCACCTGGGTCGAACAGTTCGACGTGAACGAGACAACGGATGAGGAGTTCCGGGTTGGACCGAACGCGACGGTGACTGTCCCGATGATGCACGGGAATGCCGTCTATCCGTACGCGGAGACCGAGGCCCTCCAGGTGCTCGAGATGCCGTACGCGCACGGGAACGAAACCGAACTCGCGATGCTCGTCCTTCTCCCCAAAGAAGACAACCTGACGGCTGCGGAAGAGGCCCTGGACGCGGAGAGGCTTGCCGGCCTGCGGGAGTCCCTGGTCTCGCAGAACGTCAGGGTCTTCTTCCCGAAGTTCACGCTGGAGACGGGGTATCCTCTTCCGGGGGTGCTTGCGGCGATGGGGATGCCGACGGCGTTTACCGACGACGCCGACCTCTCGGGGATGGACGGCACGAGAGACCTCTTCGTCACCGGGGTCTTCCATAAGGCATTCATCGACGTGAACGAGGAGGGCACCGAGGCCGCGGCGGCGACCGGCGTTATGGTGGGGGGAGGTGTGGCACCCGTCTTCCGTGCGGACCACCCGTTTATCTTCCTCATCACTGAGAAGGATTCAGGCGCGATCCTCTTCATGGGGAGGGTCGTCAACCCCGAAGGCACGTGA